A stretch of the Bradyrhizobium sp. CCBAU 53351 genome encodes the following:
- the ugpE gene encoding sn-glycerol-3-phosphate ABC transporter permease UgpE — MVEEEGFRRYVAHVILWIGIAIVAFPVYIAIIASTQENALIANGQMSLLPGGHFFETYYQTIFVGTSGSTREPVGHMMLNSLVMALMIAVGKIAISIISAYAIVYFRFPLRMPIFWLIFITLMLPVEVRIYPTYKIVADLHMLDSYAGLALPLIASATATLLFRQFFMTVPDELLEASRIDGAGPLRFFWDTLLPLSRTNMAALFVILFILGWNQYLWPLLITTRDDMQTIQVGIRKMITTTDALTEWPIVMATAVLAMLPPVFVVVVMQKLFVRGLVETEK, encoded by the coding sequence ATGGTCGAGGAAGAGGGCTTTCGGCGCTATGTCGCCCACGTCATCCTCTGGATCGGGATCGCGATCGTCGCGTTCCCGGTCTACATCGCGATCATCGCCTCGACGCAGGAGAACGCGCTGATCGCGAACGGGCAGATGTCGCTGCTGCCCGGCGGTCATTTCTTCGAGACCTACTACCAGACCATCTTCGTCGGCACGAGCGGCTCGACCCGCGAGCCGGTCGGCCACATGATGCTGAACTCGCTGGTGATGGCGCTGATGATTGCGGTCGGCAAGATCGCGATCTCGATCATCTCGGCCTATGCGATCGTGTATTTCCGCTTTCCGCTCCGCATGCCGATCTTCTGGCTGATCTTCATCACCCTGATGCTGCCGGTCGAGGTGCGCATCTATCCGACCTACAAGATCGTCGCCGACCTGCACATGCTCGACAGCTATGCGGGCCTCGCGCTGCCGCTGATCGCCTCGGCCACGGCGACGCTGCTGTTCCGCCAGTTCTTCATGACCGTGCCGGACGAACTCCTGGAGGCCTCGCGCATCGACGGCGCCGGCCCTTTGCGCTTCTTCTGGGATACGCTGCTGCCGCTGTCGCGCACCAACATGGCGGCGCTGTTCGTGATCCTGTTCATCCTCGGCTGGAATCAATATCTCTGGCCGCTGCTCATCACCACCCGCGACGACATGCAGACCATCCAGGTCGGCATCCGCAAGATGATCACCACCACCGACGCGCTGACCGAATGGCCGATCGTGATGGCGACCGCCGTGCTGGCCATGCTGCCGCCGGTGTTCGTCGTCGTCGTGATGCAAAAATTGTTCGTGCGCGGGCTGGTCGAGACGGAAAAGTAA